One Streptomyces lincolnensis genomic region harbors:
- the pdxS gene encoding pyridoxal 5'-phosphate synthase lyase subunit PdxS: MSSTLSDNQVPETGTARVKRGMAEQLKGGVIMDVVTPDQAKIAEDAGAVAVMALERVPADIRKDGGVARMSDPDMIEGIIEAVSIPVMAKSRIGHFVEAQVLQSLGVDYIDESEVLTPADEVNHSDKWAFTTPFVCGATNLGEALRRIAEGAAMIRSKGEAGTGNVVEAVRHLRQIKNEIARLRGYDNNELYAAAKELRAPYEIVKEVAELGKLPVVLFSAGGVATPADAALMRQLGAEGVFVGSGIFKSGDPAKRAAAIVKATTFYDDPKIIADASRNLGEAMVGINCDTLPEAERYANRGW; encoded by the coding sequence GTGTCCAGCACGCTTTCCGACAACCAGGTTCCCGAGACCGGCACCGCGCGTGTGAAGCGCGGCATGGCCGAACAGCTCAAGGGCGGCGTGATCATGGACGTCGTCACGCCGGACCAGGCGAAGATCGCCGAGGACGCGGGCGCCGTCGCCGTCATGGCCCTGGAGCGGGTCCCCGCCGACATCCGCAAGGACGGCGGCGTGGCCCGTATGTCCGACCCGGACATGATCGAGGGCATCATCGAGGCCGTCTCGATCCCGGTCATGGCCAAGTCCCGCATCGGCCACTTCGTCGAGGCCCAGGTGCTCCAGTCCCTCGGCGTCGACTACATCGACGAGTCCGAGGTCCTCACCCCGGCCGACGAGGTCAACCACTCCGACAAGTGGGCCTTCACGACCCCCTTCGTCTGCGGCGCCACCAACCTGGGCGAGGCCCTGCGCCGCATCGCCGAGGGCGCGGCCATGATCCGCTCCAAGGGCGAGGCCGGCACCGGCAACGTCGTCGAGGCCGTGCGCCACCTGCGCCAGATCAAGAACGAGATCGCCCGGCTGCGCGGCTACGACAACAACGAGCTGTACGCCGCCGCGAAGGAACTGCGCGCCCCGTACGAGATCGTCAAGGAGGTCGCCGAGCTCGGCAAGCTCCCGGTGGTCCTGTTCTCCGCCGGTGGCGTCGCCACCCCGGCCGACGCCGCCCTGATGCGCCAGCTCGGTGCCGAGGGCGTCTTCGTCGGCTCCGGCATCTTCAAGTCCGGCGACCCGGCCAAGCGCGCCGCCGCCATCGTCAAGGCCACCACGTTCTACGACGACCCCAAGATCATCGCGGACGCCTCCCGCAACCTCGGCGAGGCCATGGTCGGCATCAACTGCGACACCCTGCCCGAGGCCGAGCGTTACGCGAACCGGGGCTGGTGA
- a CDS encoding glycosyltransferase family 4 protein: MRIGIVCPYSWDVPGGVQFHIRDLAEYFIRLGHDVSVLAPADDDTPLPPYVVSAGRAVPVPYNGSVARLSFGFLSAARVRRWLHDGAFDVVHIHEPSSPSLGLLTCWIAQGPIVATFHTSNPRSRVMVAAYSILQAALEKISARIAVSEYARRTLVEHLGGDAVVIPNGVDVDFFARAEPKPEWQGDTIGFIGRIDEPRKGLPVLMKALPKILAERPRARLLVAGRGDEEEAVETLPAELRSRVEFLGMVSDQDKARLLRSVDLYVAPNTGGESFGIILVEAMSAGAPVLAADLDAFAQVLDQGAAGELFTNEDADALAEAALRLLGDPERREGLRERGSAHVRRFDWSTVGADILSVYETVTAGAAAVAAADDERATGLRARLGLARD, encoded by the coding sequence GTGAGAATCGGCATCGTCTGTCCGTACTCCTGGGACGTGCCGGGTGGCGTCCAGTTCCACATCCGTGACCTCGCCGAGTACTTCATCCGGCTCGGCCACGACGTGTCCGTCCTCGCCCCGGCCGACGACGACACCCCGCTGCCGCCGTACGTCGTCTCGGCCGGCCGCGCGGTACCCGTGCCCTACAACGGCTCGGTGGCCCGGCTGAGCTTCGGCTTCCTGTCGGCGGCCCGGGTGCGCCGTTGGCTGCACGACGGCGCGTTCGACGTCGTCCACATCCACGAGCCGTCCTCGCCCTCCCTCGGCCTGCTCACCTGCTGGATCGCCCAGGGGCCGATCGTCGCCACCTTCCACACCTCCAACCCGCGCTCCCGGGTCATGGTCGCCGCGTACTCGATCCTCCAGGCCGCCCTGGAGAAGATCAGCGCGCGGATCGCGGTGAGCGAGTACGCCCGGCGCACGCTGGTGGAACACCTCGGCGGAGACGCGGTCGTCATCCCGAACGGCGTCGATGTCGACTTCTTCGCCCGGGCCGAGCCCAAGCCCGAGTGGCAGGGCGACACCATCGGCTTCATCGGCCGGATCGACGAGCCCCGCAAGGGTCTGCCGGTCCTGATGAAGGCCCTGCCGAAGATCCTCGCCGAACGCCCGCGGGCCCGTCTGCTGGTGGCCGGGCGCGGGGACGAGGAGGAGGCGGTGGAGACCCTGCCCGCCGAACTCCGCTCCCGGGTGGAGTTCCTCGGCATGGTCAGCGACCAGGACAAGGCGCGACTGCTGCGCAGTGTCGACCTGTACGTCGCTCCCAACACCGGCGGCGAGAGCTTCGGGATCATCCTCGTCGAGGCCATGTCGGCGGGCGCCCCGGTGCTGGCCGCGGACCTGGACGCCTTCGCCCAGGTCCTGGACCAGGGCGCGGCGGGCGAACTGTTCACCAACGAGGACGCGGACGCCCTCGCCGAGGCCGCCCTACGACTGCTCGGGGACCCGGAGCGGCGGGAGGGGCTGCGCGAGCGGGGCAGCGCGCACGTACGGCGGTTCGACTGGTCGACGGTCGGCGCGGACATCCTCTCCGTGTACGAGACGGTGACGGCCGGAGCGGCGGCCGTCGCCGCGGCGGACGACGAACGGGCCACGGGCCTGCGGGCACGGCTGGGGCTGGCGCGCGACTGA
- a CDS encoding phosphatidylinositol mannoside acyltransferase, translating to MSAQERLTDALYGLGWGVVKKLPEPVAVRLGRSIADLAWKRRGKGVLRLESNYARVVPGASPERLAELSRAGMRSYLRYWMESFRLPAWSADRVRAGFEAKDLHHLTDGLAAGRGVILALPHMANWDLAGAWLTTKLGMPFTTVAERLKPETLYDRFVAYREGLGMEVLPHTGGTAFGTLARRLRDGGVVCLVAERDLSSSGVEVRFFGEATRIPAGPALLAQQTGALLLPVTLWYDDSPVMKGRVHPPVEVPETGTRAEKTSVMAQALADAFASGIADHPEDWHMLQRLWLKDLDPTKRPS from the coding sequence GTGAGCGCCCAGGAGCGGCTGACGGACGCGCTGTACGGCCTCGGCTGGGGCGTGGTCAAGAAGCTCCCCGAGCCGGTCGCCGTGCGCCTGGGCCGGAGCATCGCCGACCTCGCCTGGAAGCGGCGCGGCAAGGGCGTGCTGCGGCTGGAGAGCAACTACGCGCGCGTGGTGCCGGGCGCGAGCCCGGAGCGCCTGGCCGAGCTCTCGCGCGCGGGCATGCGGTCGTACCTGCGCTACTGGATGGAGTCCTTCCGGCTGCCCGCCTGGAGCGCGGACCGCGTCAGGGCCGGCTTCGAGGCCAAGGACCTGCACCACCTCACCGACGGCCTCGCGGCCGGCCGGGGCGTCATCCTCGCGCTGCCGCACATGGCCAACTGGGACCTCGCCGGCGCCTGGCTCACCACCAAGCTCGGCATGCCCTTCACCACGGTCGCCGAGCGCCTCAAGCCGGAGACGCTGTACGACCGTTTCGTCGCCTACCGCGAGGGCCTCGGCATGGAGGTCCTGCCGCACACGGGCGGCACCGCCTTCGGCACGCTGGCCCGGCGGCTGCGCGACGGCGGCGTGGTCTGCCTGGTCGCCGAACGCGACCTGTCCTCCTCCGGCGTCGAGGTGCGGTTCTTCGGCGAGGCCACCCGGATCCCGGCCGGACCGGCGCTGCTCGCCCAGCAGACCGGCGCCCTGCTGCTCCCGGTGACCCTCTGGTACGACGACTCGCCCGTCATGAAGGGCCGCGTGCACCCCCCGGTCGAGGTGCCCGAGACAGGTACCCGGGCCGAGAAGACGTCTGTCATGGCACAGGCGCTGGCCGATGCCTTCGCCTCGGGGATCGCCGACCATCCGGAGGACTGGCACATGCTGCAGCGGTTGTGGCTCAAGGACCTGGACCCCACCAAGAGGCCCTCGTGA
- the pgsA gene encoding phosphatidylinositol phosphate synthase — protein MGQPVASRGRAATPTLGKAMLNKYARAFFTRVLTPFAAFLIRRGVSPDTVTLIGTAGVVAGALVFYPMGEFFWGTVVITLFVFSDLVDGNMARQLGRSSRWGAFLDSTLDRVADGAIFGGFILWYAGGGDDLVLCAVSIFCLASGQVVSYTKARGESIGLPVAVNGLVERAERLVISLVAAGLAGLHTFGVPGIQYLLPVALWIVAVGSLVTLIQRVVTVRRESAEAEAAEPPAKPETQGSEAAK, from the coding sequence ATGGGCCAGCCGGTGGCCAGCAGGGGCCGCGCGGCCACACCGACCCTCGGGAAGGCCATGCTGAACAAGTACGCGCGTGCATTCTTCACGCGTGTCCTCACACCGTTCGCCGCGTTTCTGATCCGGCGGGGCGTCAGCCCCGACACGGTCACGCTCATCGGCACCGCCGGTGTGGTCGCGGGCGCGCTGGTCTTCTACCCCATGGGCGAGTTCTTCTGGGGCACCGTCGTGATCACGCTCTTCGTGTTCTCCGACCTCGTCGACGGAAACATGGCCCGCCAGCTCGGCCGCTCCAGCCGCTGGGGCGCCTTCCTGGACTCCACGCTCGACCGGGTCGCCGACGGCGCGATCTTCGGCGGCTTCATCCTCTGGTACGCCGGCGGGGGCGACGACCTCGTCCTGTGCGCGGTCTCGATCTTCTGCCTGGCCAGCGGCCAGGTGGTGTCGTACACCAAGGCCCGCGGCGAGTCGATCGGCCTGCCGGTCGCCGTCAACGGCCTCGTCGAGCGCGCCGAGCGCCTGGTGATCTCCCTGGTCGCGGCCGGGCTCGCGGGGCTGCACACCTTCGGGGTGCCGGGCATCCAGTACCTGCTGCCCGTCGCGCTGTGGATCGTCGCGGTCGGCAGCCTGGTCACGCTGATCCAGCGGGTCGTCACGGTCCGCCGGGAGTCCGCCGAGGCGGAGGCCGCCGAGCCTCCCGCGAAGCCGGAGACCCAGGGGAGCGAGGCCGCGAAGTGA
- a CDS encoding elongation factor G-like protein EF-G2 yields MGDKANAHPGAAGRATAADHPASVRNVVLVGHSGSGKTTLVEALALTAGALNRAGRVEDGGTVSDYDEIEHRQQRSVQLSLVPVEWDGYKINLLDTPGYADFVGELRAGLRAADAALFVVSASDGVDGSTRMVWEECAAVGMPRAIVVTHLESARADFEEMTRICAEAFGGDDPDAVLPLYLPLHGPQAADGHAPVTGLTGLLSQKLFDYSSGERKESEPGEDQLPLIEEARNRLIEGIISESEDETLMDRYLGGEPIDFKTLVEDLERAVARGVFFPVLAAAPAADGARQGIGTVELLELITGGFPTPFEHPTPAVTTIDGKPREIKACDTEGPLVAEVVKTASDPYVGRISMVRVFSGTLRPDQTVHVSGHGLADRGHEDHDVDERIGALSAPFGKQQRALTHCIAGDMACVAKLSRAETGDTLSAKDDPLLMEPWEMPDPLLPLAIQAHSKPDEDKLSQGLARLVAEDPTMRLEQNQDTHQVVLWCLGEAHADVALERLRSRYGVQVDVVPHRVSLRETFAARSAGRGRHVKQSGGHGQYAICEIEVEPLPGGSGIEFVDKVVGGAVPRQFIPSVEKGVRAQATRGVTSGNQLVDVRVTLLDGKAHSVDSSDAAFQTAGALALREAAADAKIHLLEPVAEVSVLVGDDYVGAVMSDLSGRRGRVLGTEQTSGKRTLVRAEVPEIEIGRYAVDLRSLSHGTARFSRSYARHEPMPPQVAERIREEAGAAS; encoded by the coding sequence ATGGGCGACAAGGCGAACGCACACCCCGGAGCCGCCGGCAGGGCGACAGCGGCCGACCACCCCGCGTCCGTACGGAATGTGGTGCTGGTCGGCCACTCCGGATCGGGCAAGACGACATTGGTGGAAGCTCTCGCGCTGACGGCGGGAGCACTCAACAGGGCGGGCCGTGTGGAGGACGGCGGCACCGTCTCCGACTACGACGAGATCGAGCACCGCCAGCAACGCTCGGTGCAACTGTCCCTGGTACCCGTCGAATGGGACGGATACAAGATCAATCTCCTCGACACCCCCGGATACGCCGACTTCGTCGGAGAACTCAGGGCCGGTCTGCGAGCGGCGGACGCGGCCCTTTTCGTCGTCTCCGCCTCCGACGGCGTGGACGGCTCGACCCGCATGGTGTGGGAGGAGTGCGCGGCCGTCGGCATGCCGAGGGCGATCGTCGTCACGCACCTGGAGTCCGCCCGGGCGGACTTCGAGGAGATGACGCGGATCTGCGCGGAGGCCTTCGGCGGCGACGACCCCGACGCCGTACTGCCGCTGTACCTCCCGCTGCACGGCCCGCAGGCCGCGGACGGGCACGCGCCCGTGACCGGGCTGACCGGGCTGCTGTCGCAGAAGCTGTTCGACTACTCGTCCGGGGAGCGCAAGGAGTCCGAGCCGGGCGAGGACCAGCTGCCGCTGATCGAGGAGGCCCGCAACCGGCTGATCGAGGGGATCATCTCGGAGTCCGAGGACGAGACCCTCATGGACCGGTATCTCGGCGGGGAGCCGATCGACTTCAAGACGCTGGTGGAGGACCTGGAGCGGGCCGTGGCGCGCGGGGTCTTCTTCCCGGTCCTGGCCGCCGCCCCGGCGGCCGACGGCGCCCGGCAGGGCATCGGCACGGTCGAGCTGCTGGAGCTGATCACCGGGGGTTTCCCGACGCCGTTCGAGCACCCCACGCCGGCGGTCACCACGATCGACGGCAAGCCGCGCGAGATCAAGGCGTGCGACACCGAGGGTCCGCTGGTCGCGGAGGTCGTGAAGACGGCGTCCGACCCGTACGTCGGCCGGATCTCGATGGTCCGGGTCTTCTCCGGCACCCTGCGCCCCGACCAGACGGTCCATGTCTCGGGGCACGGGCTGGCCGACCGCGGCCACGAGGACCACGACGTCGACGAGCGGATCGGCGCCCTGTCCGCGCCGTTCGGCAAGCAGCAGCGGGCGCTGACGCACTGCATCGCGGGAGACATGGCGTGCGTGGCGAAGCTGAGCCGGGCGGAGACCGGGGACACCCTGTCGGCCAAGGACGACCCGCTGCTCATGGAGCCGTGGGAGATGCCCGACCCGTTGCTGCCGCTCGCCATCCAGGCGCACAGCAAGCCGGACGAGGACAAGCTCTCCCAGGGGCTCGCCCGGCTGGTCGCCGAGGACCCGACCATGCGGCTGGAGCAGAACCAGGACACCCACCAGGTCGTGCTGTGGTGCCTGGGCGAGGCACACGCCGACGTGGCGCTGGAGCGGCTGCGCAGCCGCTACGGCGTGCAGGTCGACGTGGTCCCGCACCGGGTGTCCCTGCGGGAGACGTTCGCGGCCAGGTCCGCCGGGCGCGGCCGGCATGTCAAGCAGTCCGGCGGGCACGGGCAGTACGCCATCTGCGAGATCGAGGTGGAGCCGCTGCCGGGCGGCTCGGGCATCGAGTTCGTGGACAAGGTGGTCGGCGGGGCGGTGCCGCGGCAGTTCATCCCGTCGGTCGAGAAGGGCGTGCGCGCCCAGGCGACCAGGGGAGTCACGTCGGGCAACCAGCTGGTCGACGTCCGCGTCACGCTGCTGGACGGCAAGGCGCACTCCGTCGACTCCTCCGACGCCGCGTTCCAGACGGCCGGGGCGCTGGCGCTGCGGGAGGCGGCGGCCGACGCGAAGATCCATCTGCTGGAGCCGGTGGCCGAGGTGTCCGTGCTGGTCGGCGACGACTACGTGGGCGCCGTGATGAGCGACCTGTCCGGACGGCGCGGCCGGGTGCTCGGCACGGAACAGACCAGCGGCAAAAGGACGTTGGTACGGGCCGAGGTGCCGGAGATCGAGATCGGCCGGTACGCCGTCGACCTGCGTTCCCTGTCGCACGGCACGGCCCGTTTCAGCCGTTCCTACGCACGGCACGAGCCGATGCCGCCGCAAGTCGCCGAAAGGATCCGTGAAGAGGCGGGCGCGGCTTCGTAG
- a CDS encoding HIT family protein — protein MLHCMTSEPEQQWGVGTQDAFQRLWTPHRMAYIQGENKPTGPGADDGCPFCSIPAKSDEDGLVVRRGEQVYAVLNLYPYNGGHLMVVPYRHVADYTDLTDAETGELAALTKQAMTALRTASGAHGFNIGMNQGSVAGAGIAAHLHQHIVPRWGGDTNFMPVVGHTRVLPQLLADTRKMLAEAWPAV, from the coding sequence ATGCTGCACTGCATGACGAGTGAGCCGGAGCAGCAGTGGGGCGTGGGGACCCAGGACGCGTTCCAGCGTCTGTGGACGCCCCATCGGATGGCCTACATCCAGGGTGAGAACAAGCCGACCGGCCCGGGTGCCGACGACGGCTGCCCCTTCTGCTCGATTCCGGCCAAGTCCGACGAGGACGGGCTGGTCGTGCGGCGCGGTGAGCAGGTCTACGCCGTGCTCAACCTGTACCCGTACAACGGCGGCCACCTCATGGTCGTCCCCTACCGTCACGTGGCCGACTACACCGACCTCACCGACGCGGAGACGGGGGAACTCGCGGCGCTGACCAAGCAGGCCATGACCGCCCTGCGCACCGCCTCCGGCGCCCACGGCTTCAACATCGGCATGAACCAGGGTTCGGTGGCCGGCGCGGGCATCGCAGCCCACTTGCACCAGCACATCGTCCCCCGCTGGGGCGGCGACACGAACTTCATGCCGGTCGTCGGCCACACCCGGGTCCTGCCGCAACTGCTGGCGGACACCCGCAAGATGCTGGCGGAGGCCTGGCCGGCGGTCTGA
- the thrS gene encoding threonine--tRNA ligase — MSDVRVIIQRDSEREERTVTTGTTAAELFAGERSIIAARVAGELRDLSYALAEGDEVEGVEISSEDGLNILRHSAAHVMAQAVQELFPEAKLGIGPPVKDGFYYDFDVEKPFTPEDLKAIEKKMQEIQKRGQRFSRRVVTDEDAREELAAEPYKLELIGLKGAASSDDGADVEVGAGELTIYDNLDAKTGELCWKDLCRGPHLPSTRNIPAFKLMRNAAAYWRGSEKNPMLQRIYGTAWPTKDELKAHLDFLAEAEKRDHRKLGSELDLFSIPEQIGSGLAVFHPKGGIIRRVMEDYSRRRHEEEGYEFVYTPHATKGKLFETSGHLDWYADGMYPPMQLDEGVDYYLKPMNCPMHNLIFDARGRSYRELPLRLFEFGTVYRYEKSGVVHGLTRARGFTQDDAHIYCTREQMAEELDKTLTFVLGLLRDYGLEDFYLELSTKDPEKFVGSDDAWEEATETLREVAEKQGLPLVPDPGGAAFYGPKISVQTKDAIGRTWQMSTIQLDFNLPERFELEYTSPDGSKQRPVMIHRALFGSIERFFAVLLEHYAGAFPAWLAPVQAVGIPIGDAHVEYLEQFAAAAKRKGLRVEVDSSSDRMQKKIRNAQKQKVPFMVIAGDEDMSNGSVSFRYRDGSQENGIPLDEAIAKIVKVVEERTQV, encoded by the coding sequence GTGTCAGACGTCCGTGTGATCATCCAACGCGATTCCGAGCGGGAAGAGCGCACGGTGACGACGGGCACCACGGCCGCCGAGCTCTTCGCCGGCGAGCGCTCGATCATCGCCGCGCGCGTGGCCGGCGAGCTCAGGGACCTGTCGTACGCCCTGGCCGAGGGCGACGAGGTCGAGGGCGTGGAGATCTCCTCCGAGGACGGCCTGAACATCCTGCGCCACTCCGCCGCGCACGTCATGGCCCAGGCCGTGCAGGAGCTCTTCCCCGAGGCCAAGCTGGGCATCGGCCCGCCGGTCAAGGACGGCTTCTACTACGACTTCGACGTCGAGAAGCCGTTCACGCCCGAGGATCTCAAGGCCATCGAGAAGAAGATGCAGGAGATCCAGAAGCGCGGCCAGCGCTTCTCCCGCCGTGTGGTGACCGACGAGGACGCCCGCGAGGAACTGGCCGCCGAGCCGTACAAGCTGGAACTGATCGGCCTCAAGGGCGCCGCCTCCAGCGACGACGGCGCGGACGTCGAGGTCGGCGCCGGCGAGCTGACGATCTACGACAACCTGGACGCCAAGACCGGCGAGCTGTGCTGGAAGGACCTCTGCCGCGGTCCCCACCTGCCCAGCACCCGGAACATCCCGGCGTTCAAGCTGATGCGCAACGCGGCCGCCTACTGGCGCGGCAGCGAGAAGAACCCGATGCTCCAGCGCATCTACGGCACCGCCTGGCCGACCAAGGACGAGCTGAAGGCGCACCTCGACTTCCTCGCCGAGGCCGAGAAGCGCGACCACCGCAAGCTGGGCAGCGAACTCGACCTGTTCTCGATCCCGGAGCAGATCGGCTCCGGCCTCGCCGTCTTCCACCCCAAGGGCGGCATCATCCGCCGGGTCATGGAGGACTACTCGCGGCGCCGCCACGAGGAGGAGGGCTACGAGTTCGTCTACACCCCGCACGCGACGAAGGGGAAGCTCTTCGAGACCTCGGGCCACCTGGACTGGTACGCCGACGGCATGTACCCGCCCATGCAGCTCGACGAGGGCGTGGACTACTACCTCAAGCCGATGAACTGCCCGATGCACAACCTGATCTTCGACGCGCGCGGCCGCTCCTACCGTGAACTGCCGCTGCGTCTCTTCGAGTTCGGGACCGTGTACCGGTACGAGAAGTCGGGCGTCGTGCACGGTCTGACCCGGGCCCGCGGCTTCACCCAGGACGACGCGCACATCTACTGCACGCGCGAGCAGATGGCGGAGGAGCTCGACAAGACGCTCACCTTCGTGCTCGGCCTGCTGCGGGACTACGGCCTGGAGGACTTCTACCTGGAGCTGTCCACCAAGGACCCGGAGAAGTTCGTCGGCTCCGACGACGCCTGGGAGGAGGCCACGGAGACCCTCCGCGAGGTCGCCGAGAAGCAGGGCCTGCCCCTGGTCCCGGACCCGGGCGGCGCCGCCTTCTACGGCCCGAAGATCTCCGTCCAGACCAAGGACGCCATCGGCCGCACCTGGCAGATGTCGACCATCCAGCTCGACTTCAACCTGCCCGAGCGCTTCGAGCTGGAGTACACCTCGCCCGACGGCTCCAAGCAGCGCCCGGTCATGATCCACCGCGCCCTGTTCGGCTCCATCGAGCGGTTCTTCGCGGTGCTCCTGGAGCACTACGCGGGCGCCTTCCCGGCGTGGCTGGCGCCGGTCCAGGCGGTCGGCATCCCGATCGGCGACGCGCATGTCGAGTACCTGGAGCAGTTCGCCGCCGCGGCGAAGCGCAAGGGCCTGCGCGTCGAGGTGGACTCCTCCTCCGACCGCATGCAGAAGAAGATCCGCAACGCCCAGAAGCAGAAGGTGCCCTTCATGGTCATCGCGGGCGACGAGGACATGTCGAACGGCTCGGTGTCCTTCCGCTACCGCGACGGCTCGCAGGAGAACGGCATCCCCCTCGACGAGGCCATCGCGAAGATCGTGAAGGTCGTGGAGGAGCGGACGCAGGTCTGA
- a CDS encoding DUF4365 domain-containing protein, producing the protein MAIAQPERGGLLPERTGPHRGTLATTACMETLQVGYLHAVAAAAGCSLSQPFPDNGIDWHVSHGSPGHTVDDEVTIKVQLKCTYQIAPNPPGRSFSFTLDNDHLRKLARTPVSVHKILVVMLVPRSRDDWLRAGHDRLDLRHCCYWVNLAGHRITGRTRTTVRVPTSRIFDDRALCEIMTRVGTGGRP; encoded by the coding sequence ATGGCGATAGCGCAGCCCGAGCGGGGCGGGCTGCTGCCCGAACGCACGGGCCCCCATCGCGGCACACTCGCCACCACCGCCTGCATGGAGACCTTGCAGGTGGGCTATCTGCACGCGGTCGCCGCGGCGGCCGGCTGCTCGCTGTCGCAGCCCTTTCCGGACAACGGCATCGACTGGCACGTCAGCCACGGCTCACCCGGGCACACCGTCGACGACGAGGTGACCATCAAGGTGCAGCTGAAGTGCACCTACCAGATCGCGCCGAACCCGCCCGGCCGCTCCTTCTCCTTCACGCTCGACAACGACCACCTGCGCAAACTCGCCCGCACCCCGGTCTCGGTCCACAAGATCCTGGTCGTGATGCTCGTCCCGCGGTCCCGGGACGACTGGCTGCGCGCCGGCCACGACCGGCTCGACCTCAGACACTGCTGCTACTGGGTCAACCTCGCCGGTCACCGCATCACCGGCCGCACCCGCACCACCGTCCGGGTGCCGACCTCGCGCATCTTCGACGACCGGGCGCTCTGCGAGATCATGACGCGGGTCGGGACGGGAGGCAGACCATGA
- a CDS encoding 3'-5' exonuclease yields MTCWYEGPLAAFDTETTGVDVETDRIVSAAVVVQDAPGCRPRVTRWLVNPGVPVPAAATEVHGLTDDHLQRNGRWPAPVMQEIAEALAEQAAAGRPLVVMNAPFDLTLLDRELRRHRASSLDRWLEATPLHVLDPRVLDKHLDRYRKGRRTLTDLCAHYDVELEGAHDAGADALAALNVVRAVGRRFAARLERLSPAELQTLQAVWHAAQARGLQAWFARSGTFEVVDPAWPLRPDLPAAA; encoded by the coding sequence ATGACGTGCTGGTACGAAGGGCCTCTGGCCGCCTTCGACACAGAGACCACGGGCGTCGACGTCGAGACCGACCGGATCGTGTCGGCCGCCGTCGTCGTCCAGGACGCTCCGGGGTGCCGGCCGCGGGTGACCCGCTGGCTGGTGAATCCGGGTGTGCCGGTGCCCGCCGCGGCGACGGAGGTGCACGGGCTGACGGACGACCATCTTCAGCGCAACGGCCGCTGGCCCGCGCCGGTGATGCAGGAGATAGCGGAGGCGCTCGCCGAGCAGGCCGCGGCGGGCCGGCCGCTGGTCGTGATGAACGCGCCGTTCGATCTGACGCTGCTGGACCGCGAGTTGCGGCGCCACCGCGCCTCGTCCCTGGACCGCTGGTTGGAGGCGACCCCGCTCCACGTGCTCGACCCGCGGGTCCTGGACAAGCATCTGGACCGCTACCGCAAGGGCCGCCGCACCCTCACCGACCTGTGCGCGCACTACGACGTGGAGCTGGAGGGCGCGCACGACGCCGGGGCGGACGCGCTGGCCGCGCTGAACGTCGTCCGCGCGGTGGGGCGGCGTTTCGCGGCCCGCCTGGAGCGGCTGAGCCCGGCCGAACTGCAGACCCTGCAAGCCGTGTGGCACGCGGCGCAGGCCCGTGGCCTCCAGGCGTGGTTCGCGCGCAGCGGCACCTTCGAGGTGGTGGACCCGGCGTGGCCGCTGCGTCCGGATCTGCCCGCCGCGGCATGA
- a CDS encoding SRPBCC family protein, producing the protein MDWTRYRFRSRWTLPAPPALVYAALERAEDYPRWWRQVREIARIDDTSGAIRIRSLLPYDVTFTAREVRRDPAAGVLEIAMSGDIDGWARWTITGNGAGTLARYEQVVTVNKPLLRRFAVPGRPVFRANHWLMMRSGRRGLRGHLQAV; encoded by the coding sequence ATGGACTGGACCCGCTACCGCTTCCGCAGCCGGTGGACCCTGCCCGCGCCGCCCGCCCTCGTCTACGCCGCCCTGGAACGCGCCGAGGACTATCCGCGCTGGTGGCGCCAGGTGCGCGAGATCGCCCGGATCGACGACACGAGCGGGGCGATCCGGATCCGCTCCCTGCTGCCGTACGACGTGACCTTCACCGCGCGCGAGGTGCGGCGCGACCCGGCGGCCGGGGTGCTGGAGATCGCGATGTCCGGGGACATCGACGGCTGGGCACGCTGGACGATCACCGGGAACGGCGCCGGCACTCTCGCCCGCTACGAACAGGTCGTGACCGTCAACAAGCCGCTGCTCAGGCGGTTCGCCGTACCGGGGCGGCCGGTGTTCCGCGCCAACCACTGGCTGATGATGCGGTCCGGGCGGCGCGGACTGCGCGGTCACCTGCAAGCGGTTTGA